From the genome of Sulfitobacter sp. THAF37:
CGGAAGGCGGCGCGGGCCTGGCGGGCGGCATGGACCACAGCGCCACGCTCGGTGACCGGGACGTATTCCCGGCCCTGGCGCGCTGCCATCTCCTTGGCGCGGCGTTCCATGGAATTGGCCGCTGGCCCCAGCTTCAGTTCGGGGTCGCGGTCCAGTTCCTCGGCTGAAAGATGATCGCCTCGCTCCAACGCAGCCTCCCGCTGCGCTTCGAGCGACCGGTGATCAACACGCTCCATCTCCCCGGCTCGTTCAAGTGCACGGTTCTGCAACTCGGCCCAAAGTCCCCGCATCTGCTCGATTTCGACACCGCCGGTTTTGGCGGAATCGAGCACGCGCGTCTTGGCCGTGAAGCCCTCAGCCTCCAGCTTCCGGGTGGAGGTCAGAACGTGGGCATGATGATTGCGCTGATCACCTTCGCGGTGCGGAGAATGGATCGCCACATCGACAGCCACACCGTAGCGGCTGACCAGCTCCTGGGCGAAGTCGCGGGTGATCTGCAACCGGGCCTCGGCGCTGATCTCGGACGGCAGGGCCAGCTCCCATTCGCGGGCGGTGACGGAGTTGCGACGAGTCTCGCTGGCCTCAACCTCGTTCCAGAGGCGAGAGCGATCCTGCGCCCAATCTGGGGCGTCCTTCGGTGCCAGGATGAAGGTCTCTTCGATGCCCTGCTTGCGGGTATAATCGTGGACACGGCCTTCGCGCTGGCACTCAATGCGCTCCCCGACACGGTAGGCTGCGGCTGCCGTGGCAGAGCGCCCGGCGCTGCGTTTGATCGTCTTCACGGAGAGATGGTAGCTGGCCATGCGCCCTACCCCGCCCCGTGACAAAGACGAGGCAGACGCGCGCCGTTGCTGACCCTGGCACATGCCCCAACATGGGCAACCGAGTCAGCCGTCTTTTCCCCGATGGATCGCGCCCTGCCCCGGCGCGGAACGAGTGGAAAAGACAGCCCGCCCGAAACGAGCCTCTGGCTCTCTGAGGCGCGGGCTTGCCAGTGATCTGCCCCCATATCCCCAGCCTCATGGGGGGCGGGATATGGGGACAGTTCATTGGCGGTTTGCCGGGGGCAAACCTGGTTCGTTGCGGCGCCGTCAGGTCCGACGATACGAACCTCCCGCAAGGGAGACGCCAGCGGCAGACCGGCCCCCACCGTGGGGCATCGCGCGAGACGCTGGTGCGACATTGCGGGACGCGATCCAACTGCCAAAGTTGGCCCTGGAGAGTTTGAGAGGCCAGGAAGGCCTTTCATTCCGGCGCGCCACGCGTCGGACGGTGTTCGCCATCGGCTGAGGCCCCGCCTCAAGGAGATCGCACGCAAAGCTCGGAACCGCAGGTGGAGAGTTTGCATAAGT
Proteins encoded in this window:
- the mobQ gene encoding MobQ family relaxase, translating into MASYHLSVKTIKRSAGRSATAAAAYRVGERIECQREGRVHDYTRKQGIEETFILAPKDAPDWAQDRSRLWNEVEASETRRNSVTAREWELALPSEISAEARLQITRDFAQELVSRYGVAVDVAIHSPHREGDQRNHHAHVLTSTRKLEAEGFTAKTRVLDSAKTGGVEIEQMRGLWAELQNRALERAGEMERVDHRSLEAQREAALERGDHLSAEELDRDPELKLGPAANSMERRAKEMAARQGREYVPVTERGAVVHAARQARAAFREMRERLDIARETYGAEREAGQGRVSAGLAALRAATAKDRDRTPEDFRERLARVVGQSRDQDDMPKPEGRNYARERLKEILEKDAGRDGQAAVLKLDGHSDPELGEDTGRAAHKPSVNERLKDVLNKPREKLEIDDEREQEKDQEVEKDRDIDRDPGLSH